From Fundulus heteroclitus isolate FHET01 chromosome 5, MU-UCD_Fhet_4.1, whole genome shotgun sequence, a single genomic window includes:
- the LOC118563074 gene encoding uncharacterized protein LOC118563074 has product MLLNTGQHASRAVHQIGIWMPTVVPSQEETAKIFLKELNWQIKMWNTTAGVLNISVALNWTVCNVQTMHAHIQQERFKRVVIIGNFHEWRQLWNISSKRWLQLELQKTYCNATMCERHWTQNDVTNSTTVCHYYILPGVTVQGYWFLKLDGDWFGPQTNYTYDLDLCKTADRGMVCMLQQGHLNPCLTGDEVLCDWTHEPARETIKSHPQLPQVPFVGCFDVYIWSWNNVTYQLTNFTISLDWFKCALNQSTELNCLVKSHRSNISTLKVFTFMAQGQVLHAAKLIEQSSAHHWWDIFNGMSVTARNYVVPPLLLLIIVIIVLTSCNV; this is encoded by the coding sequence ATGTTATTAAACACTGGACAGCATGCATCAAGAGCTGTTCATCAGATTGGAATATGGATGCCTACTGTTGTACCATCACAGGAGGAAACTGCAAAGATCTTCCTTAAAGAACTGAActggcaaataaaaatgtggaacaCGACAGCAGGAgtgttaaacatttctgtagctTTGAACTGGACGGTATGTAATGTACAAACGATGCACGCTCACATACAACAAGAACGGTTTAAGCGTGTGGTTATTATCGGCAATTTCCACGAATGGAGACAACTATGGAACATTAGTAGTAAAAGGTGGTTACAACTAGAACTGCAGAAGACCTATTGTAATGCTACTATGTGTGAAAGACATTGGACACAAAATGATGTTACCAATAGTACTACTGTctgtcattattatatattgccCGGTGTGACTGTACAGGGGTATTGGTTTTTGAAACTGGATGGTGATTGGTTTGGCCCACAGACAAACTACACCTATGACCTGGATCTATGCAAGACTGCTGATAGAGGGATGGTATGTATGCTACAACAAGGACATCTTAACCCATGTTTAACCGGAGACGAGGTGTTATGTGATTGGACTCATGAACCAGCTAGAGAAACAATAAAGAGTCATCCTCAATTACCTCAGGTGCCTTTCGTTGGGTGTTTTGATGTATACATCTGGAGTTGGAATAACGTGACCTATCAATTAACCAATTTCACTATCTCCCTGGATTGGTTCAAATGCGCATTGAATCAGTCTACGGAACTAAATTGCTTAGTTAAATCACACAGGTCCAACATTTCCACCTTAAAGGTGTTTACATTTATGGCCCAAGGACAGGTTCTGCATGCGGCTAAGTTAATAGAGCAATCATCTGCACATCATTGGTGGGACATTTTTAATGGAATGTCTGTTACTGCTCGAAACTATGTAGTACCTCCTTTGCTTTTGCTTATCATTGTTATTATAGTGTTAACCTCATGTAATGTTTGA